In Halobacteriovorax marinus SJ, the following proteins share a genomic window:
- the frr gene encoding ribosome recycling factor — protein sequence MMDEIKLALNTQMTKSIDSLKYQLTKVRTGRASASVLDGVHVDYYGSPTPVAQVGQISTPEARLLQIQPFDKTMIAAIEKAILGANLGLTPSNDGNLIRIPFPALTEERRKEQVKEIKKSGEDAKIGIRNSRRDQNEVVKKAEKAKEISEDESKKFQADIQTITDKYVAEVDVIIEAKEKELLSI from the coding sequence ATGATGGATGAAATTAAATTGGCGTTAAATACACAGATGACAAAGTCAATTGATTCGTTAAAGTATCAACTAACAAAAGTGAGAACTGGTAGAGCATCAGCAAGTGTTCTAGATGGAGTTCATGTTGATTATTACGGGTCTCCAACTCCAGTTGCTCAGGTAGGACAGATTAGTACTCCTGAAGCAAGACTTCTTCAAATTCAACCATTTGATAAGACAATGATTGCTGCAATTGAGAAAGCAATTCTAGGTGCAAATCTTGGCTTAACTCCATCTAATGATGGAAATTTAATTAGAATTCCTTTTCCGGCCTTAACGGAAGAAAGAAGAAAGGAACAAGTTAAAGAGATTAAGAAAAGTGGTGAAGACGCGAAAATTGGGATTAGAAACTCAAGACGTGACCAGAATGAAGTTGTAAAGAAAGCTGAGAAAGCAAAAGAGATTTCTGAAGATGAGTCAAAGAAATTTCAAGCTGATATACAAACTATTACTGACAAGTACGTTGCTGAAGTAGATGTAATTATCGAAGCAAAAGAGAAAGAATTACTTTCAATTTAA
- the uppS gene encoding polyprenyl diphosphate synthase, with protein MKETNLKHIAIIMDGNGRWAQSRSHERIWGHIRGSKIVSNIVEEADDLGAKALTLYAFSTENWSRPVGEVKVLFKLLKKFLLKERNRILKNNIQFKVMGDITKLPEKTQSLIAELENDSKDNKGLKLTFAFGYGGRDEIVQAANKFIKENPGKELTEELLQSYLLMPHLGDVDLLIRTGGDQRISNFLLWQSAYAELYFTQTKWPDFTRKEFKEIFEFVSKRERRFGNVCSSDLQTSKMMAVENKELITNL; from the coding sequence ATGAAAGAAACGAACCTCAAACATATTGCAATTATAATGGATGGCAATGGGCGCTGGGCCCAGAGTCGTTCGCATGAGCGCATTTGGGGTCATATTCGTGGTTCAAAGATTGTATCTAATATAGTTGAAGAGGCAGATGACTTGGGAGCTAAGGCCCTAACTCTTTATGCTTTTTCAACTGAGAACTGGAGCCGACCTGTAGGAGAAGTGAAGGTTCTCTTTAAGCTGTTAAAGAAGTTTCTTTTGAAAGAGAGAAATAGAATATTAAAGAATAATATTCAATTTAAAGTAATGGGTGACATTACAAAGCTACCTGAAAAAACTCAATCACTTATAGCAGAGCTTGAGAATGACTCTAAAGATAATAAGGGTCTTAAGCTTACTTTTGCTTTTGGTTATGGTGGAAGAGATGAAATAGTTCAGGCCGCTAATAAATTTATCAAAGAAAACCCTGGAAAAGAGTTAACGGAAGAGCTTCTCCAGTCCTATCTATTAATGCCTCACCTAGGAGATGTAGATCTTCTAATTAGAACAGGTGGGGATCAGAGAATTTCAAACTTCTTGTTATGGCAATCAGCTTATGCTGAGCTTTATTTTACGCAAACAAAGTGGCCAGACTTCACTAGAAAAGAATTTAAAGAAATATTTGAATTTGTTTCAAAGAGAGAGAGAAGATTTGGAAATGTATGCTCTTCCGATTTACAGACATCAAAAATGATGGCCGTAGAAAACAAGGAATTAATTACTAACCTTTAA